A genomic region of Glycine max cultivar Williams 82 chromosome 15, Glycine_max_v4.0, whole genome shotgun sequence contains the following coding sequences:
- the LOC100802998 gene encoding uncharacterized protein encodes MAEELSIAIPQSQASTTKKRASKNEKLCLEDYLHLVHSRQTLHLTINQLNQVIRIHGFKKIHHAPKKVLVQAVESLELVDLPRSTVSESVSAFAAVVLEDVVADLGELSWQECCVISVEKISFSDGQSVFPAACSDQSLRVVNHSLSQAQKENRIDETRNLIPEAFRKDLKPTKMVPKRKRSNVRDYVASTLDSASLASC; translated from the exons ATGGCGGAAGAATTATCAATAGCGATTCCGCAATCGCAAGCAAGCACCACGAAGAAACGCGCTTCAAAGAACGAAAAGCTGTGCCTCGAGGACTACCTTCACCTCGTTCACTCTCGCCAAACGCTTCACCTCACCATAAATCAACTCAATCAG GTCATCCGCATTCACGGCTTCAAGAAAATCCACCACGCTCCTAAG AAAGTGCTGGTGCAAGCGGTGGAGTCGCTGGAACTGGTGGATCTGCCGCGGTCAACGGTGAGCGAGAGCGTATCGGCGTTCGCGGCGGTGGTGCTGGAGGATGTGGTTGCGGATCTCGGTGAGCTCAGCTGGCAGGAGTGCTGCGTGATCTCCGTCGAGAAGATCAGCTTCTCCGACGGCCAGAGCGTGTTCCCTGCTGCTTGCTCCGATCAGAGCCTCCGCGTCGTGAACCACTCGCTGTCGCAGGCCCAGAAAGAGAACAGGATCGACGAAACCCGTAACCTAATCCCTGAAGCTTTTAGGAAAGACCTGAAACCAACGAAAATGGTGCCGAAGCGGAAGAGGAGCAACGTTCGCGACTATGTTGCCTCTACTTTGGATTCCGCTTCTCTCGCTTCGTGCTGA
- the LOC100804593 gene encoding auxin-responsive protein IAA26, whose product MDERSRNEASPQLLDLISNEREWQMNKRNEGKSSEERKLELRLGPPGEDWSLGGKMKNTEREESLLSLGCFSPNNGFQSKASPWPNYHHHHQGNNNKASSSSFLQCPKVVVELQNGGDGKVFSPSSANTAVSQPNTSQKRTAPAPVVGWPPIRSFRKNLASSSSASKPPPESQAEQHNKVAGKKPVDNYANNKGLFVKINMDGVPIGRKVDLNAYDSYENLSSAVDELFRGLLAAQRDSSAGGVHNKQEEEKAITGLLDGSGEYTLVYEDNEGDRMLVGDVPWHMFVSTVKRLRVLKSSELSAFTLGSKQDKIPLDSAMK is encoded by the exons ATGGATGAAAGGTCAAGAAACGAGGCATCTCCTCAGCTGTTAGATTTGATCTCAAACGAGAGAGAGTGGCAGATGAACAAGAGAAACGAAGGAAAATCCTCAGAAGAAAGAAAGCTTGAACTGAGGCTTGGTCCACCTGGTGAAGACTGGTCTCTGGGCGGTAAAATGAAGAACACAGAAAGAGAAgaatctcttctctctcttggTTGCTTCTCTCCTAACAATGGGTTCCAGAGCAAGGCTTCTCCATGGCCaaactaccaccaccaccaccagggtaacaacaacaaagcctCTTCTTCATCATTTCTTCAGTGCCCTAAGGTTGTGGTAGAGTTGCAGAATGGTGGTGATGGCAAAGTATTCTCTCCCTCTTCTGCAAATACAGCTGTGTCCCAGCCCAACACCTCTCAGAAAAG AACTGCTCCTGCTCCAGTGGTGGGGTGGCCCCCAATTCGTTCCTTCAGGAAGAACCTTGCAAGCAGCAGCAGTGCTTCTAAGCCACCTCCTGAGTCTCAGGCTGAGCAGCACAACAAGGTTGCTGGTAAAAAACCTGTTGACAACTATGCTAATAATAAAGGTTTGTTTGTCAAGATCAACATGGATGGTGTTCCTATAGGGAGAAAAGTGGACCTCAATGCCTATGACAGCTATGAAAATCTCTCTTCCGCCGTGGACGAGCTATTCAGAGGTCTTCTTGCTG CTCAAAGAGATTCCTCTGCTGGTGGAGTTCACAACAAGCAGGAGGAAGAGAAAGCAATTACGGGGTTATTGGATGGAAGTGGAGAGTATACTCTTGTTTATGAGGATAATGAAGGAGACAGGATGCTTGTTGGGGATGTGCCATGGCA CATGTTTGTATCAACAGTGAAGAGGCTACGAGTGTTGAAGAGTTCTGAGCTTTCTGCTTTTACCC TTGGGAGTAAGCAAGACAAGATACCCCTTGACTCAGCAATGAAATGA